The Ciona intestinalis chromosome 9, KH, whole genome shotgun sequence genome contains the following window.
cccaggatccctggttctccaaccctggatGAGAACCCAGGAtctctggttctccaaccctggcctggattcgaacccaggatccctggttctcaaaccctggcctggattcgaacccaggatctctggttctccaaccctggcctgtaTTCAAatccaggatccctggttctccaatcctggcctagattcgaacccaggatctctggttctccaaccctggcctagattcgaacccaggatccctggttctcaaaccctggcctggattcgaacccaggatctctggttctccaaccctggcctgtaTTCGAatccaggatccctggttctccaaccctggcctagattcgaacccaggatctctggttctccaaccctggcctagattcgaacccaggatccctggttctccaaccctggcctggattcgaacccaggatccttGGTTTATTCAACTTTACAATCCCCAGGTGGACATGGTTGAAATAAAAGAAAGATTTCAAGCGATGTACAAAAGTTCGCTCGAGAAATTCATCAAGGGCGACACTAGTGGAGATTATGAGAAACTACTGTTGGCTGTTATTTCATAATTaactaattattaaaaaaagatcttAATTAGAAATATCTTAAGAAGCTGTGTTGAAATCACATATTTAGcccaaagaataaaaatattcgaaaaaataaatcCTAATTCCCAATAAATAAGCGCACTGTCCCCTATACTAGCTGCAATGTATTTAGATGTGCCGTGTTGTTATTAAGCATGTGTTTTATAATCTGTGTAGAAAGCAATAAATGCAAGACAGATGTTATTTGTTGTTCATACAAGCCAACATTAATATTGTGTTTATGGCAAACTAAATGTACAATATCAGAGTATCtacttataaattttattctctttCCTTTTACTATTAACAAACCTGGTTgatattgaatgtaacttgtatagTCCAACCAATTAAGAAAAGTTACTCATTTCGTCTACATGGCATTAATAGGTCTTTTTCTAAGACAAAATGCCAGGAACAAATTGCCTGAGTCGTCAGTAAACCACTACACATATATTACATACCATTTGTTTGGCAAAAGGGTTCGGGTCCAGGGCTTGAAGCCACCGGgttcttgggtaagacactcaACATCAAACCCTAGAAAGAGGACCTGAACAAAACTGCAAACATGGCCCTTTAGATTACAAATATTGCCATATATTCTCTTTCAGaccatttttgtttcaatatttccCAATTAATGAAACTTTACTGAGCGTCTCCACCATGCAAGTTCACCATCCATGAATATTGCTGCTTTATCTTTTTAATCTGGTTACATACCTTGAGTTGAACTGCATAAAGAATGCCTTGAAACCAGTAAATGTATTGGAGCATGTTATAACAGCATCCATATTAGGTACAAGCACACAACAGCAAACTCTTTAGTTAGGTTGCCAATATAAAGCTCCAACATTGGTGGCTGCCAATGAAGCAACCAAGGTAAAAGATATTTATGGCAGAACATCCACAGCAAGTAAATACTAACACCCCTAATTACACACACCTTCCAACTTGCCAATCCAAGCTCCCTGTGTGTGGAtgtctattctacatgggtgagatcctacaatGGCAGTATCAGACATGAGGAAATGTGGTTTCGACCACAGTTGGCCCGCAGCAAAAGGTGCTGCACCCCTTCGGTGACCACTGGGTGTTTCTCCAAAGACACTTTGCCACAATGGAGGCAGCGGCGAGCATGGAACCCAGTTGCGTTCATTCAACACGCAAGCAACTAACCACTTCACTAAACTACCAAAGATATTTTctgtacattttattttattcacacGAAGCTACAGAGTTGCTATGGTTACCAGGTTTAAGGCTAcgtcataaaaacaatataaaacgaactggctgtgatgtcataatcaccaTGGAAGCACCATAAATCATTCACTAACATTTTTCcgaaaacaattttaacaaaatttctttttaagaAATTCACTTCCAACATGATTCAGCAAAACCTTCAATGATGATTCAGCAAATTATAAAAGTTCTGTACAAGTAAAAATTATCCGGGGTTTCAATAATGTTCATGATTGTAGAGTCTTTACAAAGTCGTCATCCCTGGAAATAAAGGATTAATTTATTTGCGTCTGAATTGTCAGCAATGCAgagaaacaatcacccacaaaagttGCAGacaaggtaactcgtaataacttgtaagcgggcaggtgtatgaaataaatcaCTGTGTTAAACACACTagcgttgccccgccatgtagGGATAAAAGTTACAAAGATTCAAACATGAAAATATAGTGTTGGTGCCTCGTGTGGCCACACAACTCACCTCATCCAATCTCTTAGAGGTCAGTATCGAGCCATGGTTGTTGAACACCAATCATTGGTTCAAGGTCCAAGTCGTTTGAAAGGTCTGGTAGCGGGTAATCTGCCGGCGGGACGAGGTGTTGTTGAAAGTCCATGGGTTGTTGGCCTTCTGCTTGTGGGAACCCTGGGTAAGATGGGGGTTATTGGGGTAATTGACAGCGGGGTTAAACAAGATTGACAGGCGGGGGTAAACATGATTGACAGGCGGGGGTAAACATGATTGACAGGCGGTGCCGCGGTGGTAAACATGATTGACAGGCGGGAAGTAAACATGATTGACAGACGAGAAGTAAACATGATTGACAGgcagggggggggggggtaaatctgattgACAGGCGGGAGTAAACATGATTGACAGGCGGGGAGTAAACATGATTGACAGGCGGGGAGTAAACATGATTGACAGGCGGGGAGTAAACATGATTGACAAGCGGGGAGTAAACATGATTGACAGGCGGGGAGTAAACATGATTGACAGGCGGTGGTAAACATGATTGACAGGCGGTGGTAAACATGATTGACAGGCGGTGGTAAATATGATTGACAGGCGGAGGTAAATATGATTGACAGTTCTTACCAGAATGGTGCGAGTTATGAACTGAACTGACGGAGCTTTGATGAGACATCGGGGGGGTCATCTGGTGTTGGTAACCTTGCATGCAGGGGTCCATTAGGTCCGCACCCTGTGTGTGGCTAGAGGGGGATTAGGGGGTGGAGGAGTtgggtaatatatatattaagatgAACTACTTTATACAACCTGGGGAAATAGGCACTCAGTAGATTTAATTTCTAAGCtaagaaacattttacaaaaacaggATTTGGAATCTCTTTGTGACAATCATTGAAACGAAAACAGCCAACACAAAGCAGAATGTTCATCACCCACATTATATAAAGCTCCATCATCCTTGAACAAGGAGCTCGTCAACTCAACAGACAATCTCTTCTTGTAATCTTGCGATTTATCCTCGGACATGCGGAATAATGCAGCAGCTGCGTACGTGGCTGTGGATGGGTGGGTGTTAGTTTGTGGTGGAAAGGTGTGCGAGTGAAATACCCTAAcaccaaaataatatattttacaaaactccCCACAACCCACTTACCAACTCCTTCATTTTTGGAATGCAACAACTCGGTCAATGGAGCGCTCGCCCCCTCGTTCTCGATGAGGTCGGCACTTTCCTTGTCTTGCGCTAATTCGCACAACACGCCTGCTGCCACCCGCTGGATGTTCTCAACCTTcaatcaataataaaatattttagaaaaaaatcacaaaaacaataattttgtttctttgaacTGTTTTAGTTCAATTTAATTCAAAGTGTTCTTTGTGGAATTTGTCGCTTATGTTTTAAAGCTTGTTTTGAATTGTTAGGATTTGCATCTAAATCATGTGATTCGTTAGGAAACCCAAAGATTTCCTTTGGTATTGTAACTATGTGCATAAACACACAACAAACAGCCACCTGTGAATAAAGAAGTTGCACAAACAGAGGGATTGTGTTAAGTCCTCGGATGACCGATCTACTGTGAGGTTCACGAGCCAATATATGGAGTGTTCCAGTTGTTCCTTCCACTATTTCCTCCATTCGTACTCCGtcctgtaatatatatatacatggtatcCACCATACATGGTATCTTCGTATCCACTATACATGGTATCTACTCACCCATATGAAATGGGAGCTAATcggcaaaatattatttttaacaacattaTTTCCAATATCTTATACCCTACCAGacagtattatgacatcatacacagcattatgacatcatacttaCCACATAAGCAGCAGACATCTGGCTATGACTCGACGCCATGCTTGTCCTACGCTGTGTGTCTTGGTGGGCACGCATTAGTAGTTGCACAAGCCGTGGTATCGCGCCATGCTCACGAAGTGCCGCGTGGTTGGCAGCGCACAAAGCCAAGTTTCTAATCAAACCAACAACAGCCTGTATTGAAGATAACAATAAAGTAAGTCATGGCCCTCcataataaagttattattttatatttgaaccCGGTACCTCCCAAGTTACCAGGATGGTATTTGAACCCGGTACCCCCCAAGTTaccagggtggtatttgaacccgGTACCTCCCAAGTTaccagggtggtatttgaacccgGTACCTCCCAAGTTaccagggtggtatttgaacccgGTACCCCCTAAGTTaccagggtggtatttgaacccgGTACCTCCCAAGTTACCAGGATGGTATTTGAACCCGGTACCTCCCAAGTTACCAGGGTGATATTTGAACCCGGTACCTCCCAAGTTaccagggtggtatttgaacccgGTACCTCCCCAAGTTaccagggtggtatttgaacaCGGTACCTCCCAAGTTACCAGGATGATATTTGAACACGTACCTCCCAAGTACNNNNNNNNNNNNNNNNNNNNNNNNNNNNNNNNNNNNNNNNNNNNNNNNNNNNNNNNNNNNNNNNNNNNNNNNNNNNNNNNNNNNNNNNNNNNNNNNNNNNNNNNNNNNNNNNNNNNNNNNNNNNNACCaggtggtatttgaacccgGTACCTCCCAAGTTACCAGGTGGTATTTGAACCTGGTACCTCCCCAAGTTaccagggtggtatttgaacccgGTACCTCCCCAAGTTaccagggtggtatttgaacctGGTACCTCCCAAGTTaccagggtggtatttgaacctGGTACCTCCCAAGTTaccagggtggtatttgaacctGGTACCTCCCAAGTTACCAGGGTGTTATTTGAACCTGGTACCTCCCAAGTTaccagggtggtatttgaacctGGTACCTCCCAAGTTaccagggtggtatttgaacctGGTACCTCCCAAGTTaccagggtggtatttgaacctGGTACCTCCCAAGTTaccagggtggtatttgaacctGGTACCTCCCAAGTTaccagggtggtatttgaacctGGTACCTCCCAAGTTaccagggtggtatttgaacctGGTACCTCCCAAGTTaccagggtggtatttgaacctGGTACCTCCCAAGTTaccagggtggtatttgaacctGGTACTCACCTTAATGAGCGGCCATCTTGAAGGTGGGTGAAGCAGTTTGACCAACACTGGGAGGCCGTAATGCAACCGAACAGCATTTTGTGCCATCTCAGCGTCTGGGTGACGCGAAGTAAGATGACGCAACGCACACACTGTGGGTTCCGTGATATCCTCACGATCACCAGCTTGCAACACAGTGCGCACCAAAGCTTCGATTCCTCCAACCTATAACATGGATGGTAAACATTGGTGTATAAACTTCTCCAGGTTTCATGGTTTATAACAATCTTTGAATCCTTTATTCTGGCCGAAAGTTTTGTCTAATTGATTTTTCCCGAAAGGAAAAAGTGAAGTCCACAATACTTGAAAATTACTACCAAGGTAATTTATGGTTAGCCAACCTACACAGTAAATAGGTTCCACATAAGCAGTCATATGCGACCACACAATTACCTGACACACTCTGGTCTTATTACTCATGTTGTTGCAAGTAAGGTTGCTTAGAATCCCCGCAGCGCATGTAACCACGTTGATGTCATTCGATGATAGAAGCTGTGGGAAAGTTAAGAATAATTCCAAATATTACAAGGGTACACGATTAACAAAGGGATGACTTGTGTGTATTAACACAAGTGGAGTTTTCCTTGAAACAAATCCAACCCACCACCACTTTAACCCACCAACCCCTAACCCAACCCCCACTTTAACCCACCTGGACAAGCATCTGTAGCAAGTTCTCCACATGATCTTGTTTGGTTCCAGCATCAGATAAGTTTCGAAGACTCCACAAACAGTTTTGTAACAGCCTTTGTGAGGGTGACCCAAGGTGCATGCCAAGTGCTTGCATTCCACCTGTGGGGGATGGGAGGGTTAGCTCTACGTTATCTAATGGGAAGactttgtttcatacatcgaACCAGATCCAATGAAAGGGTAAGTTGTAACGGTTCAGTAGacacatatatacaaacacacGCGTGTTTATTAGAACAACAGAGTTTTTATTCACTATCCCCCCATAAGTTATGGGCATAACCATGTACTTTGCGCATAACAAGAATGACTTGGCGCTTATAGAAACCAACGAGCCCACAGTTAATTACACCTTGTGCCAACGACGCATGTTATTACTGGGTGGTGGAATTTAATCTTCGTTTAAACGTGATACATTAACGTTCAATTATCATCAaactatttaacttttacaatttgccaaagtattttgttatgaatttataaaatgaatcttttaaatacattcatcacttagtttaaaacactCTGCACATTAAGATGCAATCAggttttttcagtttttttcataaatatttagttattgACAGCTTATATCATTGAGGGCAACGTTGGTGATTTATTTCCTGTTTAATATTGTAAGCTACGATCAATACCTCAACACCCCGATAATACAACAATCCAGGAAATAGATTTATTTCCTTTCATGTAGGATTACTTCCACAAGCCATGGGATTACTTAACCAggatgttataacacggcaATTAATTACAAGCGGCATATGTCACAATGGCTGACAATCACATCAACCATTAGCATTcacaacaatttaattaagAAATTGTCACAatcgaaataaaaatattcatatttacaaaatatttccatTAAAGGCGTCTACATATTTGATTTCTTATTTCACAAATTGACACGAAcacttttataaatgaattGTTGCGTATTTAATTTATCCACTGCCCTATTCGACTTACTAATAATACTTCATGAAAAAGTTACTGCTTTTGCtgtgtatgtttattattgaAAACTATTCAATCTTAAACAATTGCTCTTTTTTCTTATTCAACCATAATATTAGGGGTGAGGGGGTAGCAGGTTCACCATTTAAAACAGGAGTGacattaaataaaagcaaCCCAGTTTCACTCACCTGCTTCTACGATGGCTGGTTTGTTACTCGAACAAACCGACAGCACCTTGATCACGCGACTAGTCGTCCATAATAACTTCTCATAATCGTAAGTCCTCATGATGCGGACCAATTCCTGGGGTCCGTTGCTCGCAAGAATGATCaactgtgatgtaacaatcgtgGTCACTAGTGATGGGTTGACAAATTATCGgccatacaaaaattaaacccACACAGAGtaagacttttttaaaactcttttttgAAACTccggtctaaatcccaggtcctatgGCTTGCCacgctgtagaacctcacccatgtagaatagaagaCTGTAGCCAaatattttaggtattttaaTTGAACTATAAACTTGACAAGgggtatatataatacatagaCATACTACATTCCTACTTTCACACAGTTAAAACTAACCTTGCTCTCTTGATTTCCATAAGCTAGGATTTGTAAACAATCGGTGTCAATTGCCAGAAACTTTACGTTGTCACGCGACAATAGATACACCATTTTCTGCAACCCCCCTGCCAATCTCACTGCCTCTTTAGCTCCCTCTTGGTGCAAAAAGTAGTTTATGCAGGCTGGTGATCGCGTAGAACACAACCGACTCAACTGGGGAACTGAGAATTAACAggtaaacattatatttaaacgaaacttttttttccaattattaTGCgaatttttatgatttttttttatattatttggtaatcattgtttaaattcCTTATGTTAAAACTACCTGAGCATTTTGACAAGAGCAGGAATTCCCCCGGATTTGAATATTGACAACAATCCTTGTTTGTGATGCGACAAGTTGTGTAGGGCGCCGGTACAATAACGCTGGGTCTCGGGGTCGGTGGCGTTCTGTGAGGAGGGGGGGTAAAATATATACGTTACAGTAGGGGGGTTGGAATAAATTTGCATTGAATGTTGGacaaatatactttttattataagttGTGTTTATCAATAGATTAAGTTCTGTAATTATTTGTGTGGTATTACTTAAtccccgtgttataacgtgggtgtgTAGGTTATTTAGTAGCATGGTTTTCTCACGggagttttaaatatatttcaatcaACTAATGGAGAAAAAGCTTTAGTTAAATTTGTATCTGGGGAAAAAGTTGTGACATCGGTTCAGCAAAGTTACGAAAGAAGTAAAACGAGCCAAACTTGTATCTATTGTTTGTTGCACTAACATTTTGTTGGCTATTCGCAAGGGAACGGGattaagtttcatttaaacGGATTAtaagaaatgaataaaaaactttCAGATTAATTGAGATTTCCTCCTTAGTTACATTTCATTTCCACCATTAAGCCTTAAACTTTTGCGGAACATATATAAACCATGTACTAGATTGGCCAACATTACATCATCGTGGCAACAACGCACCTGCATGGCTCTAACGAGCGCCGACACCATGGCCGGGCTATTCATTATCGCTTGTCTACTCGCAACTTTCTTGGACAACATGTGCACCATTTGTGCTGCTTGTTGAACAACCACTTGGTCGTCATCATTGAGAAGACCAGTCAACTCGGGGATCGCTTTCGTGGCGAGGTCGGCATCGTCCTGTCGAGGTTATCGTTTATTATTAgtggtttaatatttatggtCGGTTTATTAAGAATATGTACAAGAAATCAGGGTTTGTGGAACACCCAAGTactaatgacatcatcaagaAAAAAGATGTACGAGAAAAACAGCATAAATCAAAACAATCCATCACAATCAAACAATTTGATCCCCCAACACAGCCTTATTATCAGCAAACTTTACCTGATAATTGATCAAGTTTACCACTGCCTTCTTAAGTTGTTGCGATGGTTCTGCCAATCTCTGCACGGATGTTGCCGTGTTCGACTCGTATTGTGTGCTTGGGACGGGCCCACTTTCCTCCATCATGGTTTCAGGGAACAGCACGTCGCGGACACGATCGGCACGTGTGCGCACAAACTGATCATGGATTTCTATAAAAAGgtcattattttacaaaacttgaATTTACCAGCTAATATGGTTGGTGAGTTTTCAAGTATTACGGttgaaaacattttctatCAGGAGTTGACATAATACAGAATCGTCGCACTAGGCTGTAAAAATGGATGGTTCTGGTCCTGGAACTTACAAAACatcttatttaaaaacaattttcacaCACATTTTGATAATTACCAGGCCTAATGCATTTTAAAGCTTCATTCTCGAAAATCTtgcaaaagttaaaatcaaaCTTGTCAtactaattagtttataattattattcaaTCTTACGGTTTGCTTCTTCCATTGTAAACTCTCGTTGCCATTCCCCGAGTACTTGGTTTGTATCGGGGAAGTTCCCATCGTGGTGGCTTGCCCCACTTATTGATGGGGAGGCTGTGGTTGCCCCTGACTGAATGCCAGAATCCCAACCCCACATCCGGACCTGGGACTTGGCGTCCGGCACCATTTCATTTCTGTTCATCATCATTTCAGCCATGCTGATATGCAGTGGTGAGTCTCAACAGTTTAACGCAGGATAAAaggttttaacaataaaaataaaaactgaaagTTAAAAATGCGTTGATTAGAAGCGTTACCACGATATGTCTTTAACaaattacgtttttttttatatttttactgtgatataattttgaaacggtgataaataaaaatttaaggaAATTTACAACTAAACGACAATACTTGGCTGTATTAGGTAATGTTATAACTGAAGCAGCGTAGGCGGTTAGCGATAAAGTGACTCACGAAGTTGGGAGAAAAGCAGCGTAGATCTCAATCTCTTGTCTGGTGAAAAATCAATTCAACTAAATTACGGCCCaagtttttagtatttttaaataaatgaaaacaaaacctttCCTAACACCATATAGACCTAACTTACAATAAGTTTGACTTATTTTCCAATTAAACATCTAAATATTATACTTCTTACCGTCTTGGGCGTAAACTTATACCACTGCCAGTCTACTTTTAAAATGGCGTCGTCTTCATTTCCTTTTCGCCTTCCCTTTTTTCGTCGTCGACGCTGAAATGTTCGCTGGAGCGGAACTTCACGGCGTCCGCCATTGTTTCTTTCATTCTCTCACAATCCCGTTTGTTACAAGACCGCGATAACGCGGTGACGTCATGGCCTGGGGCAACAAAAGACGCGCAAACAATGAcgattgtgagtaataatggAAAAAGTGCGCGTTCCAGACACACTTAGCGCCCAATTCCGCAACCCGTCGAACGTTAAtttcattacattttaaattccGGTACCTTGCAACCCTTTTAATGCACGGGTTATATCAGTTCATTAAACACCAACATAAGCTATATACAATCGACCAAGACATTACAGCCATGTTATGcatgtttttatactttgtaCATGGAACCGGCAATATTGCATCATCAATATCTTAGGTTCATAATAGACCTAACCAAACTGCTAGGCACGTTAACGTTGTAATAGACCTGCGTGCTGAAGTTCGGTCACGTATTACATCAGTCCACAAATATAACTAATGTATCCTATGGTAACTGACCCTTCATTATTGTTTGCATGCTCTTGTTGTTTTTCACCTAGCTTTAACTGTGACATTGCCAAActcaatattgttaaaatgcagcaGAGCTTATagttattaaacaaagttttgtctaataaacattttttaattaatagaTTTTACAAGTTGTTGCAAACCTGTACAGCAGTCTCAATCAAAACGAATTTGCCCACGTTTTGCAATTGAATTCCATTCCATATTTTTctgggaacctcattgattaatgtggtgaatgcaacatactttggctctgcttgtttgtacagacacctaacagcagggtaaaatctggggtgacattgttaaaatacagttacactcatagttgtcaaacatagagaacctcattgaataatgtggtgaatgcaatatactttggctctgcttgtttgtatagacacctaacagcagggtaaaatctggggtgacattgttaaaatacagttacactcatagttgtcaaacataggaaacctcattgattaatgtggtgaattcaatatactttggctctgcttgtttgcatagacacctaacagcagggtaaaatctggggtgacattgttaaaatacagttacactcatagttgtcaaacataggaaacctcattgattaatgtggtgaatgcaatatacttcggctctgcttgtttgtatagacacctaacaacagggtaaaatctggggtgacattgttaaaatacagttacactcattgttgtcaaacatagggaacctcattgattaatgtggtgaatgcaatatactttggctctgcttgtttgtacagacacctaacaacagggtaaaatctggggtgacattgttaaaatacagttacactcatagttgtcaaacatagggaacctcattgattaatgtggtgaatgcaatgtactttggctctgcttgtttgtatagacacctcaATTCTAGTTACTTTATGGCTTAAAACTGGTCTGCTAAAACAGGTTTtcacctgttttaaaagttagggTACATGTCAGCCCGAAGCTACACCTATGCATCCTTGTATTAATGTAATAGCATTTAGAAACAgtccacctgtcaatcaaattacCTCTTTCGCTTGTTCCTATATACGGAGACTTGCTTTCCATCTTAGCAGTTGTTGCTAAAGACCTGcaaatttaggtttaaataattgctttatatttggacccctttaaaacataaagtaccgcatgtaccgcttgtacagcatgtaccgcttgtaccgcttgtaccgcttgtaccgcttgtaccgcttgtacagcatgtaccgcatgtacccgcttgtaccgcatgtacccgcttgtacagcatgtaccgcattacccgcttgtacagcattNNNNNNNNNNNNNNNNNNNNNNNNNNNNNNNNNNNNNNNNNNNNNNNNNNtaaatctggggtgacattgttaaaatacagttacactcatagttttcaaacatagggaacctcattgattaatgtggtgaatgcaatatactttggctctgcttgtttgtatagacacctaacagcagggtaaaatctggggtgacattgttaaaatacagttacactcatagttttcaaacatagggaacctcattgattaatgtggtgaatgcaatatactttggctctgcttgtttgtacagacacctaacagcacggtaaaatctggggtgacattgttaaaatacagttacactcatagttttcaaacatagggaacctcattgaa
Protein-coding sequences here:
- the cibeta-catenin gene encoding beta-catenin (The RefSeq protein has 3 substitutions, 1 frameshift compared to this genomic sequence), which translates into the protein MAEMMMNRNEMVPDAKSQVRMWGWDSGIQSGATTASPSISGASHHDGNFPDTNQVLGEWQREFTMEEANQIHDQFVRTRADRVRDVLFPETMMEESGPVPSTQYESNTATSVQRLAEPSQQLKKAVVNLINYQDDADLATKAIPELTGLLNDDDQVVVQQAAQMVHMLSKKVASRQAIMNSPAMVSALVRAMQNATDPETQRYCTGALHNLSHHKQGLLSIFKSGGIPALVKMLSSPIESVVFYAITTLHNLLLHQEGAKEAVRLAGGLQKMVYLLSRDNVKFLAIDTDCLQILAYGNQESKLIILASNGPQELVRIMRTYDYEKLLWTTSRVIKVLSVCSSNKPAIVEAGGMQALGMHLGSPSQRLLQNCLWSLRNLSDAGTKQDHVENLLQMLVQLLSSNDINVVTCAAGILSNLTCNNMSNKTRVCQVGGIEALVRTVLQAGDREDITEPTVCALRHLTSRHPDAEMAQNAVRLHYGLPVLVKLLHPPSRWPLIKAVVGLIRNLALCAANHAALREHGAIPRLVQLLMRAHQDTQRRTSMASSHSQMSAAYVDGVRMEEIVEGTTGTLHILAREPHSRSVIRGLNTIPLFVQLLYSQVENIQRVAAGVLCELAQDKESADLIENEGASAPLTELLHSKNEGVATYAAAALFRMSEDKSQDYKKRLSVELTSSLFKDDGALYNGADLMDPCMQGYQHQMTPPMSHQSSVSSVHNSHHSGFPQAEGQQPMDFQQHLVPPADYPLPDLSNDLDLEPMIGVQQPWLDTDL